In Acaryochloris marina S15, the genomic window TCATTTCAAGCTCATGCGATCTGATTTGGCAAATATTATCACAGGCATCTTGTAGAAAATGGCTCATCGTAAACGTTTATCTTTTCTGAGTAAATTTTATGACCTACGTCTTCTACGATGGTTCTCCATCGCTCTATTGACGACTTGTTTAATCGTTATTGGTCACAATGGCCCTCTCTCTGTTACAGCCCAAACACAACAAACAGCAGCGATTCAAGTTGATGGAGTCACACTGTTTCAAGTTAGCTCTTCTGAAGATTTTCCTGCTGAAAAACGTGCCAAAGATGTGAATACCCTTTTGCAAAAGCTCATTAAATCACCTGCTACTGCTACCATAACCATTGATAATTCTGAAAATCTGCCCGTTCTTAAAGTCAATCAAGGGAATGATCAGGAAAGTCTCTACTTACTCTCTATCAATCGACGAGATGCTCAAGGCAATCCACTTCAGGCAACGGCGTCAGACTGGCGTCAGAAAATTCAAAAAGCGATTGATCGGGGTAAAGATGAACGGGCAAATATCGGATTACTGGTTTGGCAGTCTGCGGCATGCTTGGTCTTCGCCGTTATTATCCATTGGCTATTAGGAAGATTCTGGCGGAGAAAATTAGTTGGTTTACTTCCCCAGGCTACTGTTGACCCAACGACTGGACAACAACCCCAGAGCCTACAGTTCTTAATCAAGGTCATTCTCTTTCTGCTTAGGCTTGCACTTTGGTTATGGGCTATTAGCTATATCGGAGAGCTACTTCCCTGGACTCGGATTTGGATAAATCGAGTGATCAGTGTTCTGACAGAAACTTTTGGAACTCAGTTCATTCCTGCGGGGAATAGATCTTATTCTGTTTCAGACGTTGCCCTGTTGATAATTTTGCTAGTGTGCGTACTTAATCTTGCTCGAACAGTACAGCACTTGCTACGAACAAGAGTACTTAGCGCCACAGGACTAAGTCGGGGGGCGCAAGAAGCGGTTGCTTTTGTCGCAAACTATGTCTTGCTATTTCTGGGGACATTGGTTTTGCTACAGTTATGGGGTTTTGACTTAAGCACCTTAACTGTTTTTGCTAGTGTTCTAGGTGTTGGGATAGGTCTGGGTTTACAAGGGTTTGCTAAAAACTTCATTAGTGGGATGGTCCTGATCTTTGAACAACCGATCAAGGTAGGTGACTTCGTCAAAGTTGGAGAATACCAAGGAACTGTGGAGCGAATCAATGTACGAAGTACTGAATTAAGGACCCTTGATCAAGTTTCCATCATTGTTCCAAACTCAGAACTATTAGAATCTAAAGTGTTGGATTGGGACCATGGATCATCTATTTCTCGTCTGCAAATTCCAGTAAAGGTTGCTTATAGTGCAAGTCCAACCACTGTTAGAGAAGCCTTGATGGATGCCGCCAGGGATTACTCAAGTATTCTCAAAGATCCTCCCCCGCGCGTATTTTTTACTGAATTTGGAGATCACTCGTTAAATTTCTTACTATTGGTTTGGGTTGATGAACCTCAAAAGCAATTTGCCATCAAAAGTGATCTAAATTTTAGAATCGAGACTATTCTCAGACATCGAAAAATTGAAATCCCTCTGCCACAAAGAGACTTAAATATTCGCTCCGGCACGTTGCCGTTAGGTTTACCAGATGAGTTAACCACGTCATTGACTGAACTCTCTCAGTGTATGCAGGCATGGGTAAAACTGCAGGCTCTCTCTCTAAATACAGAACCAAAAACAAATTTCAATCCTAATCCATTACCAAATTCCCAAGAAGATTCTTCGGTTCAAGATGAGAACAAATAGGGTATGCTCTGGCTAAACAGCATTAAAACTGAAAATATTCTCCTTATACTCTTCCTCACCTGATACCACCAGATCAGCCACCGCAGCACCAGACTCAACCAGCTCTTCATGAGTCGGCATGACATTAGCCTGCCATTCCTGAATCACACTAGACTCTGACCTCAGTTTCTCCTTACCATCCCTAATAATCCTGCAATTCATCCGCAGATCATCTGGAGTCTCGACGTAAACCTTGAAGTCCAGATATTCCAGGATTTCGGATAGGGTTAGCACAAAGATGCCCTCAACAATAATGATCGGATGTGGATGGACTAGCTCAGTCTCTCTTTTCCGGGAATTGGTGATCATGTCATAAACAGGCAATTCCGCAGAGTAACTAGACCGCAGCCATTTCAGATGAGTGATCATCAATCCCGTGTCCAGAGCTTCTGGGAGATCGTAGTTGCCACAGGGCATATAGCGATAATAGCGATCGTGGCTGAGAAGCAAGGGCACAGCCATTGTAGCTATACTCTATCCCAACAACCTTTAAGTTCACGGCACGGTCGATCGAGATGTACTAAGGTATATTTAGCTTCCGCCCAGAAACTAAATACATTACTGCTCCACCGCTTGTATGAAATTTTTCATTGAGAAGAGATTGTTCAACTGACTTGTTTTTTCTCAACATCTGCACCCAGTAATCTGTAAAACCCTGATCAGTTCCACCACCTGCTAGATAATATCGTAGAGATTTATCTCGACTCCAACGCCCTCGCTCAACCCAATCCAAATATAGCTGCTTTGAAACTTGTTGTTCTCTAGATGCATAGGGAGGAAATAGAGGAGATACCTTATCAGATATGTATGTTTGGATGTTTTGTAGCCCAAGCTGAGAGAAATAACCAGGAATCAAGTCTCCCAGTGAACTATTGCCTTCACCTAAGTTAGATTTTCCCCGTTCACAGATCGCATGAAATTCTACATCCTTGCAAATCTGCTCTATCGGTTCTCCCGCGCTTAAGTTACTAAATATCAGTACACCTGCTAAGTTATTAGGCTCTGCTACGGCAAGCAGTCCCCCTGGCTTCAGGACACGCATCATTTCCCTCAATACTGTAGTGGGATTAGCTATGTGAATTAGAACTGTTTGGCAAGTCACTAAATCGAATTGGCAATCCGGGAAAGGGATTGCATTAGCATTACCTTGTGCATAGCTGAACCGTTTCTCTATCCCAAGATCTTGTGCTCGTCGTTCTGCTTCTTCTACCCATTTGGGTTCTTGATCAATTCCAACCACAGTGGTGTGAACTGGCAGGATTTGAGAGAGAACTTGTCCCCAATGCCCTTGGCCACAGCCAACATCTAGCACTGTGTTAACATCCTCAACTTTCCATCTTCGCCCCATCAACTGCAAAAAGTCTAGATTCCACCAGAAGTCTCGCGCTTCACCAAAATAGTCTGCTGAATGAAGCTTCTTCCCAGTCTGCTCAAACACTAGAACTCTCCAAAAAAAATGCTGATGCTTAAAAGTCGATTTCATTCACGAATCTAGAGACCAGTATTGCAGCTCTTTATCCCAAGGTTCCAGGCAGATGGCTGATGAATAGTGGGTTATGAAACTGATTGACCAGAGCTGGGATGGTCTTGCCTGCACCACTACCGCTAGCAATATCGATGTCCATGCACTGCGATAGATAATGATACCGATCCTGGCCATTGGTAAACATATTTTCTCAGCCTCATGCATAGTTAGAAATTGGTCGCTTGAGCATTATGTAGTGAACTCGTCTTGACGCAGTTACCAAAAAGACTGAAACTTTCAAAAATATAAGATTCAGAATATAGTTCAGTTCTTAAAGGTACAGTTAGTATTGCTTCAATCTTTCTCCAAGCACCCCCTTCTTAGTGAGTGATGTCAATATGGCGAAATGCCGAATAATAGCAATATTCAATCAAGCCGGAGGCGTGGGTAAAACTACTATCACAATGAATCTTGGATATCACCTTGCTACTCATTCCAAAAAGGTTCTCCTAGTGGATATGGATCCACAGGCTTCCTTGACCAATTTTATGGGCTTAGAGGTAACTGAACTTAAAACAACAATATATGACGCACTAATGGCTGAAGATGTCGTGGACATTGAAGTATATTCCAATATACATGGAATGGATCTAGCTCCTTCCAACATCAATTTATCTAATGCGGAACAAGAATTAGTGCTAGCTGAGCAACGTGAAATTAGACTGAAGGAACCGCTTTCAAAATTACAGGGTGATTACGATTTCATTTTGATTGATTGCCCTCCAAGTCTAGGGATCCTTAGTTATATCAGCTTAGTTGCTGCTACTGATGTTCTTGTTCCAATCCAAACACAGTTTAAATCTTTAATGGGAACTGATTTCCTATTGAGTACAGTCAGTAAGGTTCAAAAAAGACTGAATAAGAATTTGAAGTTTGCTGGATTTTGGCCAACTATGTATTCTGCTGGCAACGTTTTGGATAACCGGACACTTGAGACAATTACTGAGCAACTATCCCAAATTGCAACAATTTTTACTCCACTCCCTCGTGCTACTGCACTTGCAGAAGCATCTGAATATGGTCTCCCTTTAGCTCTCGCACCAAAAAAGAATAAACAGATTCTCCAAATATTTGATGAAGTGTCAACACTTATTGAAGATCTATAGATGAACCGTCAAAAGCATCCTCCGGCCAAACGATCCATGCTGAATAACGTTTCTTTATTCACTGATGATGACGATCCATCAGTGAAATCAGATCAATTGCTTATTAGTAAAATTAGCTTGCCCTCTGAACAACCACGTCGATATTTTGACGTAAAAAAGATGGATCAGCTATGCCAGTCAATCAAAAAACATGGGATTCTAGAAAATCTAATTGTTCGACCTTCTCCTAAGAGGGCAGATCGGTATGAACTTATTGCAGGTGAAAGACGATACAGAGCTGCGAAAAAAGTTGGACTTAAAGAAGTACCAGTAAAGATACTTACGATAGACGATGAACAAGCTCTTCAAATAGCACTAGTTGAAAATCTTCAGAGAGAGGATCTCAACCCAGTAGAAGAGACTGAAAGCATCTTGCAACTACTTTCAATTCATCTAGACAAGCCAATTCCAGAGACTGTTTCGCTTCTTCATCGAATGCTAGATGAGGTTAAAGGTAAAGTTCCCCATAACGTTATGGGGAACAACGTAGTTGAGGCTGTGGAAGAGTTATTTACAGGTCTAGGACGCATGGGATGGAAATCCTTTGTAGTCAACCGACTCCCTTTATTAAAACTCCCCTCAGAAATTCTTGAAGCATTGAGAGGGGGCAAGCTTGCTTATACAAAAGCGATAGCCATTTCCCGAGTCAAGGATGAGCAGGCCAGATCGAATGTATTGCATGAGTCAATTGAGAAGAATCTCTCTCTCTCAGAGATCAAAGCAATCATCAATGGATTAAAATCGTCAGCGAACAAAAAAGTTCCAAAGACTGTTCAAAAATTTTACGATCGAGTATCTATAGTCACAACCAGACTCAAGAAATCCCAGGCTTGGACTGATAAGAATAAGCGGAAGCAAGCTGAATTGCTTCTAAAAGAATTAGAAAGTTTAGCTGAGTAAATACCTATTAAGGGTGAGTCACATGATCACCTACACCAAGACGACCCATGATCGCATCCTCCACCTGAGCTATCAAGTCTTACGACCAGGCTTTTCAATTGCAGAGGTCATCTTTCCAGAAGACCAAGACCAGGAAACTCAACATTATGGGGCATTCGATCACCGAGGAGAAGTAATCTGCTGCATTACTCTCATTCTCTCGACTTGGCAGGGTAAACCCGCTTGGTGGCTAAGGGCAATGGCGACCGCTCCAGCCTGGAGGAACCAGGGGATTGGTACCAGAATGATCCGATACCTACTGGAAGACCTTCAAGAGTCTGATCTGGCCAGGCCGATATGGGGCATGTCCCCACCCATTCTTAAACATTCCTACAATCGCTTGCCCTCAACCGCCATACCTGTTTAAATCGTCACAACACATCAAAACTTGACGACTTAACTGAATCTGATGTCGCAGCAAGACGACCTTGCCGAATTGTTCGCGGCTGAGTTCTTGGCGGGCAAAGCCTACGCTTCCATCGTAGAAGCCCGAAACCAGGCATCTCAGTTGCTGAATCAACCCGTGCATCCTGGCAGTCCCCTAGCAAAACTGGTGGATGAGTCAGTTGAAGCGGGGTTAGTTCGTGCTGCAAGGACGATCATCGGCCACTCTGAAGATCCTCTGAAAACATACACAGATCTAATCGACCTCACTGATCGCCAGCCCAGGCTAGCAGTCCGATCATCAACTAGCGTCAAACAGCAGGCATACTCGACCCCGCTCCCCCTCGCCTATCTTGCGGCTAACCTCGCAGGAATTACGGCTGAGTCCTCTGTATATGAACCGAGTGCTGGGCATGGGGCATTAGTCCTGAATGCTACTCCTGAGAACTGTACAGTCAACGAACTGAACCCAGACCGGGCAGCAGATCTTAGACGGCAGGGTTTTACCGTTACGGAGCAGGATGCCTCCACCTACTTGCCAGAGCAGCTCCATGACGTTGTGATTGCCAACCCTCCCTATGGTCGCATTTGGGGAGACGACAAAAGGGCTAAGCACTTTAAGACACCTGGCAATTCACGAGGCACTAGCCAGATTGATCAGGCGATTTCACTCCAGGCACTCCAAGTCATGAAGCCTGATGGTCGAGGGGTTTTGCTTTTGGGAGGCAAACCGGAAACAGACCCAGGGGAGAGAGCTGAAGCCTACAACACTATAGAAAGTCGGGGGTTCTTCTATGCGTTGTATCAGCAGTACAACGTTACCCAGCACATCACGGTTGCTAGAGACTTGTACAAGAAACAGGGGGCACACTGGCCGCTGGACTTGATTGTAATTGAGGGAAGGGGGAAATCACAGCTACCTCTCCCCGCAGTGGAACCGCCTAAAATCTATGAATCATTTGAGGAATTGCGAGGACTATTAAATGACTCAATCCAGGCGACTACCCAGCTACCAAGATTACCTGAAGTTCACAAAGGTCTGGATGCCCAAGGCACAGGGGGACCAGGCAATATTCTTGGTGAGAGTGCCAACAGATCTAGAGTCGATGGATCTGAGAGATTACCTGGAGTTGATGAACTGTCGGATGGAATGGATGTTCGAGAGTTGGATGAAGGACTTTGGGGAGACTCAGGAGGAACTTCACCAGATGCTAACCAACACATTATTTCAACTGAATCCGGTCCAGAGTCCACCCATGCTTTACGAGGGGGGAGGAGAGACCAAAGAATTGATCCCAGTATGGGCGATGGCATATCAGTGGGGAGCCAGCCTCCTAGAATTCAACGAAACTTGGATGAATTGGTTCCTGCTGACCAATCCAGAAGTGGACTTCCCAGTGGATCTGACACTGCCTCCACCCATGTCCCAGGAGTCCTTGATGGCGAAGCACGACGAAGTGACAATCGATCAATTTCTGATGGAATTGAGAGCAGAATTCAAGTAAACGATACCTTCATTGAGGATAGTGACATGGCAGCAGAGTTCAATACTGCTTATGTTCCCCGCAGCAAAGGCCGTAGCCCTAACACATTGATTCCTACTAACATGGCTGTTTCTGCTCAGCAAGCATTAGATCGCTTCGAGCAAGAGCATGGAGATATCGACGAGTTTGTAATGGATCGCTTGGGATATGACTCCAAGGGACAAATGTATGATGTCCTTTACGCCGAGCAAATTGACTCTCTCGCCCTGGCCTTTGACCAAAAAGACAAGGGCAAAATTTTCCTTAATGGTGACCAAACGGGAAACGGTAAAGGACGATTCGGAGCAGCCAATATTATTGATGCCCAGCGACAGGGCTATATTCCCATCTTTGTTACCCAGAAACCCAACCTCTATGCCTCCATGATCCAGGACTTGGCTGATATCGGCAGGCCAGGTTTTTCGCCTTTCATGACAGATTCCGAGTTAGATTTGCATCTTGAAGATGGTAGAACCTTAAGAACCTCTGGACTCAAGGATCAAGAAAACGAGATGCATCGCCTCACCCAAATCGGACTAGGGGGATATGATGCAATTTTCACGTCTTACAACCAGCTTCAAACAATTAGCAAAAAAGAACCCTATAGACGGCAGTTTCTACGAGCATTAGCAAGTCGGGCAGTGTTTATTTTTGATGAAGCTCACGAGGCAGGCGGTGGTTCATCAAGTCAGAGTTGGAAGAGTAGTAATGCTGCACCTAATCGTGCTGAATTTGTGCGAGAGCTGGTTGATGCTTCGGCAGGTACTGTCTTCATGTCTGCAACCGCTACCAAGAATCCAGCGGTCATGGATCTCTACGCGAGACGAACCGATGCCATTCATGCCGTTAACAGCATGGATAATCTAGAGAATACGCTTAAGGCTGGCGGCATCCCACTTCAGCAAATGATGGCAACTCAGTTTGTTAGCTCTGGGAATATGCTTCGCCGCGAGAGAACGTTCGAGAATATTAGCTTTAGTGCTAAGACCGTTCCTGTAGATCACGGGATTGCAGATAACATTGCCGCAATTATGCGAGGGATTGATCGGTTTGATCGAGCCAAGAGTAAAGCAATGGAGGAGCTTAACAAAGAAGTCAGAAAAGAAGCCAAATCAGCTAGCGAAGATAATGCAATCGGAAAATCCGGTGCATCTTCATTAAATTTCACTTCGTTGATGCACAACGCCATTGACCAAGGGCTGCTCTCCCAAAAAGCAGAGGCGACTGTTCAAGAAGCTATTGCTGCACTGAAGCGAGGTGAGAAACCATTAATCGCTGTTGCCAATACAATGAATTCCTTTATTGCAGACTATGCAAAAGATAGGGAGATCAAAACTGGCGATGCAATTAATGTGACGTTTGGGGATGTATTAGAGCGATACTTAACTCGCTCCAAAGATGTTCAAATCACTGATTATCAAGGCATCTCTGATACTCGCCCTATGACGGAAGCAGAGCTAGGAGTCGAAGCAGTTGAAGCATACCAAGAAGTACATGAGCTAATCGCTGACTCTGATTTCTCTTCCATTCCTCTCAGTTCCATTGACTACATGAAATATCGCCTTTCTCAAGAGGGCTATACCGTCGATGAGATTACGGGACGAAAAAGCATTATCAATTATCAGGGAGGTGAACTAATCTATGGCCTGCGCTCAAATAGAGAGGTTAAGCCCCAGGCCAAGATTGATGTGGTAAATCGCTTTAACGGTGGTGAATTAGATGTCGTAATCCTCAACCGCTCAGGGGCAACAGGTATCAGTCTCCATGCTTCAGAACGGTTTGCGGACCAACGCCCAAGGCACATGATCGTGGCCCAAGCAGAGCGTGATGTCAACCAAGTCTTTCAGATGTTAGGACGTGCAAATCGCTTTGGACAAGTCGTGGAACCCAAATTCACTTTGGTGATGGCCGATGTCCCCGCCGAGAAGAGACTCGGAGCCATGCTTGCTAAAAAGATGGCATCTTTGAATGCTAATACTACTGCCGCACGAGATTCAGATCTGAGCATTGGGAACGTCACGGATTTTGTCAATACCGCTGGAGAGGAGGTGGTTACAGAACTACTGGAAGAACACCCCGAAATCGATGCTATGTTGTCCTATCCAAGTCAGGGAAGCGTTGGTGGGACTGATTTCCCTCTTATTAGTAGAACAACAGGCCGCATCCCCCTCTTACCCATCAAGCAACAAGCAGAACTGTACGACCTGATCGAAACCGAAACCACTGCCCTCATCCAACAGAAAGAAGCGATGGGCGAGAACGTCTTGGAGGCAGACAAGTTGGACCTCGATGCCCGCACAATTGCCAAGATGGAAGTTGTCCCAGCAGACGCCGCGATCAAGAGCGAGTTCACCGGGCCTGTCAATCTAGAAGTCGTCAATGCAAAAGTCACGACCAAGCCCCCGATGCAATTGGGAATCATCAACGATGTCCGTGAGAACTTGGGTCAGTCTAGGGTTAAGACGGTGGACGACCATGATTTTGATGCAATTGAAGACCAGGCCAAGGAGCAGAACCGAGGCTTAAGGAATCAGGTTGAGAATCGATTGAAAACCTATAGTCAGAAAGCAATGGGGGAGGCAAAAACCCCAGAAGCAGCAAGCCACTTAGAGACAAAATTCGACAAACAAATGGGGCATTTCCAATCGCTCACCAATCGCTTTCGGATTGGCAGCACCGTTCAGCTTTCTTCAGCAGAAGGCAAGGTTTCCTATGGGGTAATCGCCAACATTGCCGAGAAAGCCAAACCTCTGGGAAGTCCCGCAGCACTGACGAACTGGAAGATGCAGATCATCACTACTGAAGGCAAAAATATCTCTGTTCCTTTCTCAAAAATCAACTCTGGTAAACCTTCCGCAGTTAGCATCATGCCCCAAGGGAAAACCTGGAGAGGAGAGAGCATTTATGAAGATTTTGATAGCAGGCAACAGAATCAGCGCACGGAAATGCAGGTCTTCACTGGCAATCTGATCAAAGCGTATGAGGAGAATCCTGAAGGCAAGTTCATTAACTTCACCACCAATCAAGGCCAGGTGCGCCAAGGGCTGATCATGCCCGACGACTTCGATATCACTCAGCAGCTCCGGGAACGTCCCGTGATATTTGAGGAACCCTATCAGGTCAAAGCATTCCTGACAGAGGTGACCAAGAATCTGGGTGTAGTCCATGACAACCCAGAGAAGAACCTGGCAATCAAGGCCGATGCATCAGCGAAATTGCGCGGCACCCCCATCGAGCATTTTGTGTTGACAGTGCCCAGCTCTACCCGTGTCGGCGGCACGTTTTTCTTGAATGAAGACTTGCTAGATGCTGCCCAGAGTGAGTTCTTCTCTGTCGCTCATCGGATGGAGATGCATGTTGCCCCTGAGAATCTGGAGGCAGCGTTGAAGGTGATCATGAAAGACGAGGGCATTCAGATCGCGGCCTTCGACTTCAAGGACATGGCACGGGATTACTTGGGTCAGATGCTGCCGACGATGGAGCAGATCGAGGAAAACCAATTCGAGCAGCAGGCCAACTTCGTACCTTACGTTGAGCCAACGAAGGGAACCGCAGCCCAGCTTGATATGCTGCTCCAGTCTGATGCTGTAGAGCCGAGTGAAATCCCGCAAGTTGAAGCTGTTCAATCTGCACCGGACCAGGACACTACCCAGCCCACCCAGGACAACACCAAGCAGATTGCCCCACCCGCAAAGCAGGCAGGCAAGGCAGAGCAGTTTGTGGCCCAGTTCCTACATGAGGGGGGATTGGCCCAGGAAGTTCTGAAGGGTGATGATTTCCACTTCAAGATCAAGAATGGACCCTATGAACCTCTGGTGGTGGAGCAGCATTCTGACCAGCTTTACCTGACTCACTACTATGAGCAGAATGGGGACTTATGTCTAGATTCTGAAATGGTCTTTGGAATTGATGGGCAAGGGAAGCTCAATCTTGAAGAGACAGCAGTTCAAAATCCATTTACTGGAGGGGAGTTGCGAGAACTGGATCGGGAGTTTGGGGGGCTTTTTGCCCAGAACATCGTCAATCAGGGCTTTGCACAAGCAGCTCTAGAGCAGTTGCCTGAGCTATTAAAGGAGCGAGAGGCAGAGCAGGTTGATGCACCTGAACCTGAAGTTCCAGAATCCGTTATCAAAAAAGTAGATGGTGCAATTGCATCCATCCAGTCATTTAATGAAGCCGTGGAGGCTGGTCGTTACCTGGATCAGCAGCATGGCGGCAATGGACGATACGAGTATGAAACGTTCCAGAAAAGATCAGTCACTTTCCCCAAAGAAACAATTTCCAAGTTTCGAGAAATGTGCCCGAAGAATGGGGTCGATGCAGAAAAAGTCTTAAAAGAGTTGGGGTATGTACCACCACTGGAGATGACCAATGCTGCTAAAGAATGGCTTAGAGAACCAGACAAAACCCAAACAATGGAGTCACAACAGACTGTTGCCGAGAATATCGAGCAGTCACCGCCAGAGACAGTTGTAGATTCGGATATTCAAGAAGTCGCAGCAGAGAAGCCACCGAAGACACCTAGCCAGCCCACAGCAAAAGCGCAGCAGCCTCAGCAGGAAACACCGACCCAGCAAACAGAAGCACCCAAGCCAAAGCCCAAACCCCAGGCTAAACCAGAGGACTGGGCAATCTACAACTCAGCTTTGAAGCGGGGCCATCCATACCAGGCTAGAGCGAAGGATCGAGTAGCGGCTTATCAGGGAGGAGTACCGCTCGACACACGGGCGAGTATCGCGTTAGGCAAAGATTTTAAGGAGTTTACGAAGGAGCTGAATTCAATTCGGGACTGGTATGGAGCAGCTAAACAATTAGATAGGAAAGCTCCTTACTTAGATCGTATCGCTAAGGTAGGCCAGATAGATCAGAAAATGGTGTCTGAGACAGCAAAGGTCTGAAAAGCTTATACTTCAGTGACTCTGAGCGTAGCGAATTAGTCATGACTGAAAAACAAGCCCATCAAAATCGTACGGCAATTGTTCATTTTGGTGCAACCAAACAAGACTATTTAGACCTGGTGCAAGCAGACAATCGCCGCCCCTTAATCGAGTATCTGCAAGCGCCCCTGACAGCCCAACTCTCTCCAGAACGTCATAAGCCCTGCTGCCGTGATACCAGTCGTTATACGCTCCATGCTTTACGAGAGCGCCAAGTTCAAGGGTGGTTAGGACCAGTCGAGACAATCCCTATCTGTCGAGTGCGCTGCCAAAGCTGTCGAGCCGTTTTCACGGTTTTGCCCAGCTTTATCCTGCGCTATCGT contains:
- a CDS encoding strawberry notch C-terminal domain-containing protein; this encodes MSQQDDLAELFAAEFLAGKAYASIVEARNQASQLLNQPVHPGSPLAKLVDESVEAGLVRAARTIIGHSEDPLKTYTDLIDLTDRQPRLAVRSSTSVKQQAYSTPLPLAYLAANLAGITAESSVYEPSAGHGALVLNATPENCTVNELNPDRAADLRRQGFTVTEQDASTYLPEQLHDVVIANPPYGRIWGDDKRAKHFKTPGNSRGTSQIDQAISLQALQVMKPDGRGVLLLGGKPETDPGERAEAYNTIESRGFFYALYQQYNVTQHITVARDLYKKQGAHWPLDLIVIEGRGKSQLPLPAVEPPKIYESFEELRGLLNDSIQATTQLPRLPEVHKGLDAQGTGGPGNILGESANRSRVDGSERLPGVDELSDGMDVRELDEGLWGDSGGTSPDANQHIISTESGPESTHALRGGRRDQRIDPSMGDGISVGSQPPRIQRNLDELVPADQSRSGLPSGSDTASTHVPGVLDGEARRSDNRSISDGIESRIQVNDTFIEDSDMAAEFNTAYVPRSKGRSPNTLIPTNMAVSAQQALDRFEQEHGDIDEFVMDRLGYDSKGQMYDVLYAEQIDSLALAFDQKDKGKIFLNGDQTGNGKGRFGAANIIDAQRQGYIPIFVTQKPNLYASMIQDLADIGRPGFSPFMTDSELDLHLEDGRTLRTSGLKDQENEMHRLTQIGLGGYDAIFTSYNQLQTISKKEPYRRQFLRALASRAVFIFDEAHEAGGGSSSQSWKSSNAAPNRAEFVRELVDASAGTVFMSATATKNPAVMDLYARRTDAIHAVNSMDNLENTLKAGGIPLQQMMATQFVSSGNMLRRERTFENISFSAKTVPVDHGIADNIAAIMRGIDRFDRAKSKAMEELNKEVRKEAKSASEDNAIGKSGASSLNFTSLMHNAIDQGLLSQKAEATVQEAIAALKRGEKPLIAVANTMNSFIADYAKDREIKTGDAINVTFGDVLERYLTRSKDVQITDYQGISDTRPMTEAELGVEAVEAYQEVHELIADSDFSSIPLSSIDYMKYRLSQEGYTVDEITGRKSIINYQGGELIYGLRSNREVKPQAKIDVVNRFNGGELDVVILNRSGATGISLHASERFADQRPRHMIVAQAERDVNQVFQMLGRANRFGQVVEPKFTLVMADVPAEKRLGAMLAKKMASLNANTTAARDSDLSIGNVTDFVNTAGEEVVTELLEEHPEIDAMLSYPSQGSVGGTDFPLISRTTGRIPLLPIKQQAELYDLIETETTALIQQKEAMGENVLEADKLDLDARTIAKMEVVPADAAIKSEFTGPVNLEVVNAKVTTKPPMQLGIINDVRENLGQSRVKTVDDHDFDAIEDQAKEQNRGLRNQVENRLKTYSQKAMGEAKTPEAASHLETKFDKQMGHFQSLTNRFRIGSTVQLSSAEGKVSYGVIANIAEKAKPLGSPAALTNWKMQIITTEGKNISVPFSKINSGKPSAVSIMPQGKTWRGESIYEDFDSRQQNQRTEMQVFTGNLIKAYEENPEGKFINFTTNQGQVRQGLIMPDDFDITQQLRERPVIFEEPYQVKAFLTEVTKNLGVVHDNPEKNLAIKADASAKLRGTPIEHFVLTVPSSTRVGGTFFLNEDLLDAAQSEFFSVAHRMEMHVAPENLEAALKVIMKDEGIQIAAFDFKDMARDYLGQMLPTMEQIEENQFEQQANFVPYVEPTKGTAAQLDMLLQSDAVEPSEIPQVEAVQSAPDQDTTQPTQDNTKQIAPPAKQAGKAEQFVAQFLHEGGLAQEVLKGDDFHFKIKNGPYEPLVVEQHSDQLYLTHYYEQNGDLCLDSEMVFGIDGQGKLNLEETAVQNPFTGGELRELDREFGGLFAQNIVNQGFAQAALEQLPELLKEREAEQVDAPEPEVPESVIKKVDGAIASIQSFNEAVEAGRYLDQQHGGNGRYEYETFQKRSVTFPKETISKFREMCPKNGVDAEKVLKELGYVPPLEMTNAAKEWLREPDKTQTMESQQTVAENIEQSPPETVVDSDIQEVAAEKPPKTPSQPTAKAQQPQQETPTQQTEAPKPKPKPQAKPEDWAIYNSALKRGHPYQARAKDRVAAYQGGVPLDTRASIALGKDFKEFTKELNSIRDWYGAAKQLDRKAPYLDRIAKVGQIDQKMVSETAKV
- a CDS encoding DUF6431 domain-containing protein, yielding MTEKQAHQNRTAIVHFGATKQDYLDLVQADNRRPLIEYLQAPLTAQLSPERHKPCCRDTSRYTLHALRERQVQGWLGPVETIPICRVRCQSCRAVFTVLPSFILRYRRQDADCLGKLLELNLGMGLSNRETATIYSWQGAERGWQPGWVWSLVQWLGNLMPVYLLLLRLGLTPRPFTQ